The proteins below come from a single Candidatus Poribacteria bacterium genomic window:
- a CDS encoding dihydrodipicolinate synthase family protein, producing the protein MSQQPMRGMFPVLITPFDEQDRIDEDSLRSVVEYNITAGVHGVVIAFATEIMKLTEAERLQIAKVVVDQTRGRVPVVVNTGAVSTVATVQYSQQTEDLGVTAVMCTPPAADVPVDEKKAHFKALSDAVGVPIFVQEAGTSLGGALLRQIAEECKRVRYAKVENAPPAQKVYEAIQHGGDLVTVFGGASGSFLIEELRRGSQGTMPWPSLPHAFVQVWDRWQSGDETAARKVWEREIAPILRVGGLVHKEVLYRKGIIKSPRWRSPQPAPLDDMGQRELDEVCERLGIG; encoded by the coding sequence ATGTCCCAACAACCTATGCGTGGTATGTTCCCAGTCCTGATTACACCCTTTGATGAACAGGATCGTATTGATGAAGACAGTTTGAGAAGTGTCGTCGAGTATAATATCACCGCCGGCGTCCACGGTGTGGTGATAGCGTTTGCTACAGAGATTATGAAACTCACCGAAGCCGAACGGTTGCAGATTGCCAAAGTGGTGGTGGATCAGACGCGCGGTAGGGTGCCCGTCGTTGTGAACACCGGCGCGGTATCAACTGTTGCTACGGTGCAGTATAGCCAGCAGACCGAAGATCTCGGCGTAACGGCGGTGATGTGCACGCCGCCCGCAGCAGACGTTCCGGTGGACGAGAAAAAGGCGCACTTCAAGGCGTTATCCGATGCTGTCGGTGTCCCGATCTTCGTTCAGGAGGCAGGTACGTCGCTCGGTGGGGCGCTGCTACGACAGATTGCGGAAGAGTGCAAGCGGGTGCGCTATGCCAAAGTCGAGAATGCACCGCCGGCGCAGAAGGTCTACGAGGCGATTCAGCATGGAGGCGATCTGGTCACAGTCTTTGGCGGCGCGAGTGGGTCTTTCCTTATCGAAGAACTGCGCCGTGGTTCACAAGGCACGATGCCGTGGCCCAGTCTGCCACACGCTTTTGTCCAAGTCTGGGACCGCTGGCAATCTGGCGACGAAACCGCAGCCCGTAAAGTCTGGGAACGCGAAATTGCCCCGATTCTGCGTGTGGGAGGGCTTGTCCACAAGGAAGTTCTCTACCGCAAAGGCATCATTAAATCCCCACGTTGGCGCTCTCCGCAACCTGCTCCACTTGACGACATGGGTCAGCGGGAATTGGATGAGGTTTGTGAGCGGTTAGGGATTGGGTGA
- a CDS encoding DNA adenine methylase encodes MKTLPLFSDIITDVPTTEGVKYAGSKLKLLPHILQLAKKTDAKTVLDGFSGTTRVSQAFAKAGYRVLCNDIAPWSEVFGVCYLLNRKSKADYIELIKHLNTLLPRDGWFTAHYGGNPTAAQKGGLKKPWQIHNTRKLDAIREEIDRLDLTRVERAVALTSLILALDRVDSTLGHFASYLREWSPRSFNELVLEVPDLFCAHEQHEVSRRDIFDLVSDRAVDLAYYDPPYGSNNEKMPPSRVRYASYYHLWSTVCLNDEPELFGKALRRKDTSDTLASSVFEEFRRNDSTGRFIAVEAIEQLIQNTRARWIILSYSSEGRATAGELNEMLRDNGSLVEVVEIDYKRNVMAEMQSTYHWVRNADMPNREFLFLIETDTKN; translated from the coding sequence ATGAAAACCCTACCCCTCTTTAGTGATATTATTACTGATGTGCCCACAACGGAAGGGGTGAAGTATGCAGGTTCAAAACTGAAACTCCTGCCTCACATATTGCAACTGGCAAAGAAGACCGATGCCAAGACCGTCCTAGATGGTTTCTCAGGAACGACGCGGGTGTCCCAAGCGTTTGCTAAAGCAGGCTATCGAGTACTTTGCAACGACATCGCCCCATGGTCTGAGGTGTTCGGGGTATGCTATCTGCTCAATCGTAAAAGCAAAGCGGATTATATTGAACTTATTAAACACCTCAACACACTGTTACCTAGGGACGGATGGTTCACAGCGCACTATGGAGGCAACCCGACGGCAGCGCAGAAGGGCGGACTCAAGAAACCGTGGCAGATCCATAACACTCGGAAATTAGATGCCATACGGGAGGAGATTGATCGGCTCGATCTGACGAGAGTTGAAAGGGCGGTCGCACTCACAAGCCTCATCCTCGCGCTAGATCGGGTTGATAGCACACTTGGACATTTTGCTTCGTATCTCAGGGAGTGGTCGCCTCGATCGTTTAATGAGCTCGTGCTTGAAGTGCCAGATCTTTTTTGCGCCCACGAGCAGCACGAGGTATCGCGTCGGGACATCTTTGACCTAGTAAGCGATAGAGCGGTTGATCTGGCATACTACGATCCGCCTTACGGATCTAATAACGAGAAGATGCCTCCTTCTAGGGTCAGGTACGCCTCATATTACCACCTCTGGTCAACGGTATGCCTTAACGATGAGCCTGAGTTGTTTGGTAAGGCGTTGCGGCGAAAGGATACGTCGGACACCTTGGCTTCGTCTGTGTTTGAGGAGTTCCGAAGAAACGATTCTACAGGACGCTTCATCGCGGTTGAAGCGATTGAGCAGTTAATTCAGAACACGCGCGCACGGTGGATTATCCTCTCTTACAGTTCAGAAGGACGTGCAACTGCCGGTGAACTCAATGAGATGCTTCGGGATAACGGCTCTCTGGTTGAAGTCGTTGAAATAGACTATAAGCGGAACGTAATGGCGGAGATGCAATCAACCTACCATTGGGTGCGAAATGCTGATATGCCAAATAGAGAATTTCTATTTCTGATCGAAACAGATACCAAAAATTAA
- a CDS encoding Mut7-C RNAse domain-containing protein: MPDAPSPKFLADENVGKLGRWLRILGYDVAYQSPALDAQLALKALRENRIILTRDREFVERRMVERYLLLTSQDPVEQLKQVIQTFHLELDHNSFFTRCLDCNTPIESVPKAEVQSVVPEYVYRTQDRFHRCPTCDKLFWAGSHTSNFQEWLKRVSGM, from the coding sequence ATGCCAGACGCTCCAAGTCCGAAATTCCTTGCCGACGAAAATGTGGGAAAGCTTGGCAGATGGCTGCGGATTTTAGGATACGATGTAGCCTATCAATCTCCCGCGCTCGATGCGCAGCTTGCGCTCAAGGCGTTGCGTGAGAATCGCATAATCTTGACGCGGGATCGGGAGTTTGTGGAGCGTCGCATGGTCGAGCGATATCTCCTACTCACCAGCCAAGATCCGGTCGAGCAGCTCAAGCAGGTCATTCAAACCTTTCACTTAGAACTCGATCATAATTCCTTCTTTACACGATGCCTCGATTGCAATACCCCTATCGAATCCGTTCCCAAAGCGGAGGTGCAATCGGTTGTGCCGGAGTATGTCTATCGCACACAGGATCGGTTTCATCGGTGTCCGACCTGCGACAAGCTGTTTTGGGCGGGCAGCCATACGAGCAATTTTCAGGAGTGGTTAAAACGGGTGAGCGGAATGTAA
- a CDS encoding ABC transporter substrate-binding protein, with translation MNIRQFTKVASFLTIVALIVGLSVYNPTEQLVVAAAQAEMEDAEREMPIGVVIAQTGPFASPYGLSMLNGFELARKQMNDSGILGNTKITFIVEDDQSVSAVEPVKKLIHQDGVAAIVGFAISTQLEQVIPIAQENSVIIVSSVSSAPGLSARGDFIFRSGLNSGVLNPAAVKATQEKYGYKRAATIYHHRDTYSTRSDEAFRTALVESGVQIVATEIYEGDETDFSAQLTRIMKLNPDVLFISALGSHIPLILIQARDLMPSIHVIVPELTSTEVEAAGAAAEGAVTSIGWLSTADTPLSRAFVESYIRTYAAEPPAWAAQSHAAFHILAMAIANAQSVNPNAIRDELAKTTDSDTVLGKFSFDPNGEAVYDPIVLTVKNGAFEVFE, from the coding sequence ATGAACATAAGACAGTTTACCAAAGTCGCGTCTTTCTTGACGATTGTCGCACTCATTGTGGGGCTTTCCGTCTATAACCCAACTGAGCAACTTGTCGTCGCCGCCGCACAGGCTGAGATGGAAGATGCAGAGAGAGAGATGCCCATTGGCGTTGTTATAGCTCAGACGGGACCATTCGCGTCCCCGTATGGTCTGTCAATGCTAAATGGCTTTGAGCTAGCCCGCAAACAGATGAACGACTCAGGAATCCTCGGCAATACCAAAATCACCTTCATCGTTGAGGATGATCAGAGCGTGAGCGCCGTTGAACCGGTTAAAAAATTGATTCATCAAGATGGGGTGGCTGCTATCGTTGGTTTTGCTATTTCAACTCAGCTTGAACAGGTAATTCCAATTGCCCAAGAAAATAGTGTTATCATTGTTAGTTCGGTCTCGTCTGCCCCAGGGCTGAGTGCACGTGGCGATTTTATCTTCCGTTCAGGACTGAACTCAGGTGTGCTTAATCCCGCTGCTGTCAAGGCGACTCAGGAGAAATACGGTTACAAGCGGGCGGCTACGATATATCACCACCGCGATACCTACTCTACGCGTAGTGACGAAGCGTTTAGGACTGCGCTTGTTGAGAGCGGTGTCCAGATTGTGGCGACAGAGATCTACGAAGGTGACGAGACCGACTTTTCGGCGCAATTAACGCGGATAATGAAGTTAAATCCTGATGTCCTCTTTATCTCCGCTTTAGGATCCCACATACCTCTAATCCTGATTCAGGCACGCGATCTCATGCCTAGTATACACGTTATTGTTCCCGAACTGACCAGTACTGAGGTGGAAGCCGCGGGTGCTGCTGCCGAGGGAGCAGTTACTTCCATAGGTTGGCTCAGCACGGCTGACACGCCATTGAGTCGAGCGTTCGTCGAGAGTTATATCAGGACATACGCGGCAGAGCCACCGGCTTGGGCGGCACAGTCTCATGCTGCCTTCCATATTCTCGCTATGGCAATTGCAAACGCACAATCGGTCAATCCAAATGCGATTCGGGACGAGCTAGCGAAGACTACGGATTCGGACACCGTTTTGGGTAAATTCTCTTTTGACCCCAACGGAGAGGCAGTTTATGACCCGATAGTCCTTACCGTCAAAAACGGTGCATTTGAGGTTTTTGAGTAA